A genomic stretch from Aedes albopictus strain Foshan chromosome 2, AalbF5, whole genome shotgun sequence includes:
- the LOC109423327 gene encoding uncharacterized protein LOC109423327: MLQSLEHSDSFVAHGDHRVIPRVDVVYLTYNAKLSHPTISLDSVCTISLYELKKDRLAKKNCRLSMSVDAYKHYIWYNTVLSNQLKQSGGPMLLRTFHWYIETPNVDAFLVEGEQYEAVSLIMEADVEHWYCARPGWNVSGSRVRLRNNKWEHDNAEKAKARIADCLVAASPPPKVRNQNRRDFQKRIPLCTINEEL, encoded by the exons ATGCTGCAATCTTTAGAGCATAGTGATTCATTCGTAGCCCATGGCGATCACCGCGTCATCCCCCGAGTGGATGTCGTCTATTTGACCTACAACGCCAAGTT GTCCCATCCAACAATTTCGCTAGACAGCGTCTGTACTATTAGTTTATACGAGTTGAAGAAGGATCGACTGGCGAAAAAGAATTGCCGCCTTTCGATGAGCGTTGATGCATACAAACATTACATTTGG TACAACACGGTTCTCTCGAACCAGCTCAAGCAAAGCGGTGGGCCAATGCTTTTACGCACGTTCCACTGGTACATCGAAACCCCGAATGTGGACGCTTTCCTAGTCGAAGGAGAACAGTACGAAGCCGTTTCGCTGATCATGGAAGCGGACGTGGAGCATTGGTACTGCGCCCGGCCCGGGTGGAACGTTTCCGGAAGCCGTGTCCGGCTGAGGAACAACAAGTGGGAGCATGACAACGCCGAAAAGGCTAAGGCCCGGATAGCGGACTGCCTGGTCGCGGCGAGTCCACCACCGAAAGTTAGGAACCAGAACCGACGGGATTTCCAAAAGCGGATACCTCTGTGTACGATCAACGAAGAGTTGTGA